From Eptesicus fuscus isolate TK198812 chromosome 22, DD_ASM_mEF_20220401, whole genome shotgun sequence, a single genomic window includes:
- the LOC129147951 gene encoding histone H4 codes for MSGRGKGGKGLGKGGAKRHRKVLRDNIQGITKPAIRRLARRGGVKRISGLIYEETRGVLKVFLENVIRDAVTYTEHAKRKTVTAMDVVYALKRQGRTLYGFGG; via the coding sequence ATGTCCGGACGCGGCAAAGGCGGGAAGGGCCTGGGCAAGGGCGGCGCCAAGCGCCACCGCAAGGTGCTGCGCGACAACATCCAGGGCATCACCAAGCCCGCCATCCGGCGCCTGGCGCGGCGCGGCGGCGTCAAGCGCATCTCCGGGCTCATCTACGAGGAGACGCGCGGGGTGCTCAAGGTGTTCCTGGAGAACGTGATCCGCGACGCCGTCACCTACACGGAGCACGCCAAGCGCAAGACGGTCACGGCCATGGACGTGGTGTACGCGCTCAAGCGCCAGGGCCGCACCCTCTACGGCTTCGGCGGCTGA